Proteins encoded together in one Pogoniulus pusillus isolate bPogPus1 chromosome 18, bPogPus1.pri, whole genome shotgun sequence window:
- the PRR18 gene encoding LOW QUALITY PROTEIN: proline-rich protein 18 (The sequence of the model RefSeq protein was modified relative to this genomic sequence to represent the inferred CDS: deleted 1 base in 1 codon): HRALPSSPLWAEREWGEGAAAAQRPLRSRPGRPRLLSVAPYSCPHAHRALERGVPGRAKGGKGGGSAREKGSGRGSRRGSRPAVCRQGSPRRLLAMGLQPRRATGFCPPAGRCAALPGARTAAAWARSEEPEGAPGRTTSRPPILPASAASPVAARAQPKKPPQATTPKKAAPRPVEDKAARKARGAPPERAGPLSSSWPCSSLQRRPPDEQGGRLQPAAPQPRGRPGAPGASSRSCESLGGAEGEAALRFSLSLPPEAVRLLQRRSQERQRGQLAPSPGGRPAPAWRGVGAGGSDLRALLKISLLNDRHRYDDEEYEEEEEAAGAGAAVDEGLVRKCTEWLRGVESAASRDRSDRLGTLPHLGTL; this comes from the exons CACCGGGCACTGCCTTCGAGTCCGCTGTGGGCTGAACGGGAGTGGGGAgagggggcggcggcggcgcagcGCCCTCTGCGGTCTCGCCCGGGAAGGCCTCGATTGTTGTCAGTAGCCCCCTATTCCTGTCCGCACGCCCACCGCGCACTGGAGAGGGGTGTTCCGGGGCGGGCGAAGGGCGGGAAGGGGGGCGGGTCAGCGAGGGAGAAAGGAAGCGGCCGTGGAAGCAGACGGGGCTCGCGTCCCGCGGTG TGCCGGCAGGGGTCTCCTCGTCGTCTTCTGGCTatggggctgcagccccggcGCGCCACGGGGTTCTGTCCGCCTGCGGGAAGATGCGCTGCCCTACCCGGAGCGCGCACGGCGGCTGCCTGGGCCCGCAGCGAGGAGCCGGAGGGTGCTCCCGGCCGCACCACGTCCCGGCCGCCCATTCTACcggcctctgctgcttctcctgtcgCTGCTCGGGCACAGCCCAAGAAGCCGCCGCAGGCGACAACACCCAAAAAGGCAGCTCCCCGGCCCGTGGAGGATAAAGCGGCGAGGAAGGCGCGGGGGGCGCCGCCGGAGCGGGCGGGGCCCCTATCCagttcctggccctgctcttcTTTACAGCGGCGGCCGCCGGACGAACAGGGAGGACGCCTACAGCCCGCCGCTCCTCAACCGCGGGGCCGCCCGGGGGCCCCCGGAGCGAGCAGCCGCTCCTGCGAGAGCCTCGGTGGAGCGGAAGGGGAGGCTGCCCTGCGCTTCTCGTTGAGCCTACCACCGGAGGCTGTCCGTTTGTTGCAGCGCCGCAGCCAAGAGCGGCAGCGGGGGCAGCTAGCCCCGTCCCCTGGCGGCAGACCGGCCCCGGCTTGGCGCGGCGTCGGGGCCGGCGGCAGCGACTTGCGCGCACTGCTGAAGATTTCGCTGCTTAACGACAGGCACCGCTACGACGATGAGGAatatgaggaggaggaggaggcggcgggggcgggggcCGCGGTGGATGAGGGACTGGTGCGGAAGTGCACGGAGTGGCTGCGCGGCGTGGAGAGCGCTGCCAGTCGAGACCGCTCCGACAGGCTGGGCACGCTGCCGCACCTGGGCACTCTCTGA